The proteins below come from a single Piscinibacter gummiphilus genomic window:
- a CDS encoding calcium-binding protein — protein sequence MAAPIVGPAVVLPNAVINALLSASALGGEPRLVPFGDGGTVQIDARCLDLASKIITAMSLAGMAVGATVSLPVVLGMTAVAITAGALSDPGIRDMITDPAFWDRFRDGIDFPIAGDPATGMPWPGAEIDPSVNGNWQQALTPPRRDPLAIDLDGDGIETVGISASGAPILFDHNADGIKTGTGWLQGDDAWLVLDRNGNGTIDSGRELFGADTQISVTETLPGSTQPTTFSRNATSGFEALRALDIGDGSAGSAGFGDGVFDERDAEFVNVRLWRDINQDGISQTSELISLAEQGITSIALTATTTTINLNNGNTVTGQATVSRADGSITEIDSVDLTASNLNLADNPFYREFGDVIPLTTQARTAAQMQGSGWLRDLREAMSLSTTAAASFASKVAQYSAASSRDEQLAEVDALVELWAKTSGRFDDRWHRAVQATLVSQTSSSATYRYSTVDPIFYETMSPTSYTQGVGIGLEGNEYYTYIQAGQQSAKVLNDAGLEVFRRLAILEAFNGQRFINFTATQGTGGGSASSSSGGGGGGGGGMLAPGLQVNWWITLATQQIHSINQAYEALTSSVYEALVLQTRLKPYLDCITPVVDQAGLHFDTSTLSGKLDDQKLADERKALIDLIELTKYANGALELTGFDAVGLLRSWVDSLGAESALRAELLSLDLYSPAVSVGSSRADIYFGDASSNVFSAKSGDDLLDGGDGNDTLNGENGNDVLLGGEGADTLTGGVGADTLMGGAGNDNLYGDGMYGGNGGNDVLDGGAGNDTLVGGFGSDTYLFGRGDGQDTISNYADAWGGSVDPTVGKQDVLQFKAGVLASDVTLTRSGDNLVVRINGTTDQVIISNYFNNDGFGTQGYALEQIRFEDGTSWDVATVKTMVLQGTAGVDTITGYATDDTIAGLAGNDTLYGRDGNDTLDGGDGADTLNGENGNDVLLGGEGADTLTGGVGADTLMGGAGNDNLYGDGMYGGNGGNDVLDGGAGNDTLVGGYGSDTYLFGRGDGQDTISNRSDGYSGYADPTVGKQDVLQFKAGVLASDVTLTRSGDNLVVRINGTTDQVIISNYFNNDGFGTQGYALEQIRFEDGTSWDVATVKTMVLQGTAGVDTITGYATDDTIAGLAGNDTLYGRDGNDTLDGGDGADTLNGENGNDVLLGGEGADTLTGGVGADTLMGGAGNDNLYGDGMYGGNGGNDVLDGGAGNDTLVGGFGSDTYLFGRGDGQDTISNYADAWGGSADPTVGKQDVLQFKSGVLASDVTLTRSGDNLVVRINGTTDQVTISSYFVGDGVSAQGYAVEQIRFEDGTSWNVATVKAMMQATAGNDTLIGYATDDVLIGLGGNDTLYGRDGNDTLDGGDGADTLNGENGNDVLLGGEGADTLTGGVGADTLMGGAGNDNLYGDGMYGGNGGNDVLDGGAGNDTLVGGFGSDTYLFGRGDGQDTISNYADAWGGSVDPTVGKQDVLQFKAGVLASDVTLTRSGDNLVVRINGTTDQVIISNYFNNDGFGTQGYALEQIRFEDGTSWDVATVKTMVLQGTAGVDTITGYATDDTIAGLAGNDTLYGRDGNDTLDGGDGADTLNGENGNDVLLGGEGADTLTGGVGADTLMGGAGNDNLYGDGMYGGNGGNDVLDGGAGNDTLVGGYGSDTYLFGRGDGQDTISNRSDGYSGYADPTVGKQDVLQFKAGVLASDVTLTRSGDNLVVRINGTTDQVIISNYFNNDGFGTQGYALEQIRFEDGTSWDVATVKTMVLQGTAGVDTITGYATDDTIAGLAGNDTLYGRDGNDTLDGGDGADTLNGENGNDVLLGGEGADTLTGGVGADTLMGGAGNDNLYGDGMYGGNGGNDVLDGGAGNDTLVGGYGSDTYLFGRGDGQDTISNRSDGYSGYADPTVGKQDVLQFKAGVLASDVTLTRSGDNLVVRINGTTDQVIISNYFNNDGFGTQGYALEQIRFEDGTSWDVATVKTMVLQGTAGVDTITGYATDDTIAGLAGNDTLYGRDGNDTLDGGDGADTLNGENGNDVLLGGEGADTLTGGVGADTLMGGAGNDNLYGDGMYGGNGGNDVLDGGAGNDTLVGGYGSDTYLFGRGDGQDTISNRSDGYSGYADPTVGKQDVLQFKAGVLASDVTLTRSGDNLVVRINGTTDQVIISNYFNNDGFGTQGYALEQIRFEDGTSWDVATVKTMVLQGTAGVDTITGYVSDDVLTGLAGNDFLYGRNGNDILDGGEGNDTMDGGIGSDTYRFGLGGGSDVITDVDATAGNTDVVQMLDAVSADRLWFRRVSNNLEVSIIGTTDKLTVQNWYLGNQYHVEQFKSSDGLTLLDSKVQDLVNAMASFAPPAAGQTTLPSNYQETLVPVIAANWGP from the coding sequence GTGGCCGCCCCGATCGTCGGGCCCGCCGTCGTGCTACCGAACGCTGTTATTAATGCGCTACTTTCTGCATCTGCACTGGGTGGAGAGCCAAGACTCGTGCCCTTCGGCGACGGCGGCACCGTGCAAATTGACGCGCGCTGTTTAGATCTAGCCTCAAAAATTATCACCGCGATGTCTCTTGCGGGAATGGCCGTTGGTGCTACGGTGAGCTTACCGGTCGTCCTGGGGATGACTGCTGTTGCAATAACGGCTGGTGCTCTCTCGGACCCGGGCATTCGAGACATGATTACAGACCCGGCCTTTTGGGATCGCTTCCGCGACGGTATAGATTTTCCGATTGCGGGAGACCCAGCCACTGGCATGCCGTGGCCTGGTGCGGAGATTGATCCATCGGTAAACGGCAACTGGCAACAGGCGCTAACACCGCCCCGACGGGATCCATTGGCCATCGATTTGGATGGGGACGGGATTGAAACAGTGGGCATTTCCGCGTCCGGCGCTCCGATCCTTTTCGACCACAACGCCGACGGCATCAAGACGGGTACCGGTTGGCTCCAGGGCGACGATGCCTGGCTAGTGCTTGACCGCAACGGCAACGGCACGATCGACAGTGGCCGGGAGCTTTTCGGCGCAGACACACAAATTTCGGTTACGGAGACACTGCCAGGAAGTACACAGCCGACAACGTTCTCACGCAATGCCACAAGCGGCTTTGAGGCGTTGCGGGCGCTGGACATAGGTGATGGCAGTGCAGGTTCTGCAGGCTTCGGCGACGGAGTCTTTGACGAGCGAGACGCGGAGTTCGTCAACGTCAGACTGTGGCGAGACATCAACCAAGACGGCATAAGCCAAACTAGCGAACTGATTTCATTGGCAGAGCAGGGCATCACATCGATCGCCCTGACAGCGACCACGACGACCATCAATCTCAACAATGGGAACACGGTGACGGGCCAAGCCACAGTTTCCCGCGCCGACGGGAGCATCACAGAGATAGACAGTGTTGATCTAACTGCGAGCAATTTGAACCTAGCCGACAACCCGTTTTATAGGGAGTTTGGGGATGTCATTCCCTTGACCACCCAGGCGCGAACGGCTGCCCAAATGCAGGGCTCTGGATGGCTTCGAGACCTGCGCGAGGCAATGAGCCTAAGCACCACGGCGGCCGCCAGCTTTGCAAGCAAGGTCGCGCAGTACTCGGCTGCAAGCAGTCGTGACGAGCAACTTGCCGAAGTTGACGCCCTAGTTGAACTATGGGCAAAGACGAGCGGGCGCTTTGATGACCGTTGGCATAGAGCCGTGCAAGCGACTTTGGTATCCCAAACGAGCAGCAGTGCCACGTATCGCTACTCCACGGTTGACCCGATCTTCTATGAAACGATGAGCCCGACGTCGTATACCCAGGGCGTTGGCATCGGTCTGGAGGGCAATGAGTACTACACGTACATTCAGGCAGGTCAGCAATCCGCGAAGGTGTTAAACGATGCGGGGCTGGAGGTCTTTCGCAGGCTCGCGATTTTGGAGGCGTTCAATGGCCAACGCTTTATCAACTTTACGGCGACGCAGGGGACCGGAGGGGGAAGCGCCAGTTCATCGTCCGGCGGTGGAGGAGGCGGCGGTGGCGGCATGTTGGCACCGGGACTTCAGGTCAATTGGTGGATCACGCTTGCTACGCAACAGATCCATTCGATTAACCAAGCGTATGAGGCGCTCACGAGTTCAGTTTATGAGGCATTGGTACTTCAGACGCGCCTTAAACCATACCTCGACTGCATCACTCCTGTTGTTGACCAAGCGGGACTGCACTTCGACACCTCGACTCTAAGCGGGAAGCTTGATGACCAAAAATTGGCTGATGAGCGCAAGGCGCTGATTGATCTGATTGAACTAACGAAGTATGCGAACGGAGCCCTTGAACTTACTGGGTTCGATGCTGTCGGGCTGTTGCGTTCATGGGTTGATTCTTTGGGTGCGGAATCCGCACTCCGCGCAGAGCTTCTGTCACTTGATCTATATAGCCCGGCAGTCTCCGTCGGCAGTAGCCGCGCCGATATCTATTTTGGTGACGCTAGCTCAAACGTTTTTAGTGCTAAATCGGGTGACGATCTGCTCGATGGAGGCGACGGCAACGACACGCTCAACGGCGAGAACGGCAACGACGTTCTTCTGGGCGGGGAAGGCGCTGACACGCTGACCGGCGGGGTTGGTGCCGACACGCTCATGGGTGGGGCTGGCAACGACAACCTGTACGGCGACGGCATGTACGGAGGCAATGGTGGCAACGACGTGCTCGACGGAGGCGCCGGCAACGACACCCTTGTCGGTGGCTTCGGCAGCGACACCTACCTGTTCGGTCGGGGCGACGGGCAAGACACGATCAGCAACTACGCCGATGCATGGGGAGGCAGTGTCGACCCCACCGTGGGCAAGCAAGACGTGCTGCAGTTCAAGGCCGGCGTGCTGGCCAGCGACGTCACGCTCACCCGCAGCGGCGACAACCTGGTCGTGCGGATCAACGGCACCACCGACCAGGTCATCATCTCGAACTACTTCAACAACGATGGCTTCGGCACGCAGGGCTATGCCCTGGAGCAGATCCGCTTCGAAGACGGGACCAGCTGGGACGTGGCCACGGTCAAGACCATGGTGCTGCAAGGCACAGCTGGCGTTGACACCATCACCGGCTATGCCACCGACGACACCATTGCGGGTCTGGCCGGCAATGACACGCTGTACGGCCGTGACGGCAACGACACGCTGGACGGTGGTGACGGCGCCGACACGCTCAATGGCGAGAACGGCAACGACGTGCTGCTGGGTGGTGAAGGTGCTGACACGCTGACCGGCGGGGTTGGTGCCGACACGCTCATGGGTGGGGCGGGCAACGACAACCTGTACGGCGACGGCATGTACGGCGGCAACGGTGGCAACGACGTGCTCGACGGTGGTGCTGGCAACGACACCCTCGTGGGCGGTTACGGCAGCGACACCTACCTGTTCGGCCGTGGCGACGGGCAGGACACGATCAGCAACCGCTCCGACGGCTACAGCGGGTACGCTGACCCCACGGTGGGCAAGCAAGACGTGTTGCAGTTCAAGGCCGGCGTGCTGGCCAGCGACGTCACGCTCACCCGCAGCGGCGACAACCTGGTCGTGCGGATCAACGGCACCACCGACCAGGTCATCATCTCGAACTACTTCAACAACGATGGCTTCGGCACGCAGGGCTATGCCCTGGAGCAGATCCGCTTCGAAGACGGGACCAGCTGGGACGTGGCCACGGTCAAGACCATGGTGCTGCAAGGCACAGCTGGCGTTGACACCATCACCGGCTATGCCACCGACGACACCATTGCGGGTCTGGCCGGCAATGACACGCTGTACGGCCGTGACGGCAACGACACGCTGGACGGTGGTGACGGCGCCGACACGCTCAATGGCGAGAACGGCAACGACGTGCTGCTGGGTGGTGAAGGTGCTGACACGCTGACCGGCGGGGTTGGTGCCGACACGCTCATGGGTGGGGCGGGCAACGACAACCTGTACGGCGACGGCATGTACGGCGGCAACGGTGGCAACGACGTGCTCGACGGTGGTGCTGGCAACGACACCCTCGTGGGCGGCTTCGGCAGCGACACCTACCTGTTCGGTCGGGGCGACGGGCAAGACACGATCAGCAACTACGCCGATGCATGGGGCGGCAGTGCCGATCCCACGGTGGGCAAGCAAGACGTGTTGCAGTTCAAGTCCGGCGTGCTGGCCAGCGACGTCACGCTCACCCGCAGCGGCGACAACCTGGTCGTGCGGATCAACGGCACCACCGACCAGGTCACGATCTCCAGCTACTTCGTCGGAGACGGCGTCAGCGCGCAAGGCTACGCCGTGGAGCAGATCCGCTTCGAAGACGGGACCAGTTGGAACGTGGCCACGGTCAAAGCGATGATGCAAGCCACGGCGGGAAACGACACTCTCATTGGCTATGCCACAGACGATGTGTTGATAGGTCTGGGTGGCAACGACACGCTGTACGGCCGTGACGGCAACGACACGCTGGACGGTGGTGACGGCGCCGACACGCTCAACGGCGAGAACGGCAACGACGTGCTGCTGGGTGGTGAAGGTGCTGACACGCTGACCGGCGGGGTTGGTGCCGACACGCTCATGGGTGGGGCTGGCAACGACAACCTGTACGGCGACGGCATGTACGGAGGCAATGGTGGCAACGACGTGCTCGACGGAGGCGCCGGCAACGACACCCTTGTCGGTGGCTTCGGCAGCGACACCTACCTGTTCGGTCGGGGCGACGGGCAAGACACGATCAGCAACTACGCCGATGCATGGGGAGGCAGTGTCGACCCCACCGTGGGCAAGCAAGACGTGCTGCAGTTCAAGGCCGGCGTGCTGGCCAGCGACGTCACGCTCACCCGCAGCGGCGACAACCTGGTCGTGCGGATCAACGGCACCACCGACCAGGTCATCATCTCGAACTACTTCAACAACGATGGCTTCGGCACGCAGGGCTATGCCCTGGAGCAGATCCGCTTCGAAGACGGGACCAGCTGGGACGTGGCCACGGTCAAGACCATGGTGCTGCAAGGCACAGCTGGCGTTGACACCATCACCGGCTATGCCACCGACGACACCATTGCGGGTCTGGCCGGCAATGACACGCTGTACGGCCGTGACGGCAACGACACGCTGGACGGTGGTGACGGCGCCGACACGCTCAATGGCGAGAACGGCAACGACGTGCTGCTGGGTGGTGAAGGTGCTGACACGCTGACCGGCGGGGTTGGTGCCGACACGCTCATGGGTGGGGCGGGCAACGACAACCTGTACGGCGACGGCATGTACGGCGGCAACGGTGGCAACGACGTGCTCGACGGTGGTGCTGGCAACGACACCCTCGTGGGCGGTTACGGCAGCGACACCTACCTGTTCGGCCGTGGCGACGGGCAGGACACGATCAGCAACCGCTCCGACGGCTACAGCGGGTACGCTGACCCCACGGTGGGCAAGCAAGACGTGTTGCAGTTCAAGGCCGGCGTGCTGGCCAGCGACGTCACGCTCACCCGCAGCGGCGACAACCTGGTCGTGCGGATCAACGGCACCACCGACCAGGTCATCATCTCGAACTACTTCAACAACGATGGCTTCGGCACGCAGGGCTATGCCCTGGAGCAGATCCGCTTCGAAGACGGGACCAGCTGGGACGTGGCCACGGTCAAGACCATGGTGCTGCAAGGCACAGCTGGCGTTGACACCATCACCGGCTATGCCACCGACGACACCATTGCGGGTCTGGCCGGCAATGACACGCTGTACGGCCGTGACGGCAACGACACGCTGGACGGTGGTGACGGCGCCGACACGCTCAATGGCGAGAACGGCAACGACGTGCTGCTGGGTGGTGAAGGTGCTGACACGCTGACCGGCGGGGTTGGTGCCGACACGCTCATGGGTGGGGCGGGCAACGACAACCTGTACGGCGACGGCATGTACGGCGGCAACGGTGGCAACGACGTGCTCGACGGTGGTGCTGGCAACGACACCCTCGTGGGCGGTTACGGCAGCGACACCTACCTGTTCGGCCGTGGCGACGGGCAGGACACGATCAGCAACCGCTCCGACGGCTACAGCGGGTACGCTGACCCCACGGTGGGCAAGCAAGACGTGCTGCAGTTCAAGGCCGGCGTGCTGGCCAGCGACGTCACGCTCACCCGCAGCGGCGACAACCTGGTCGTGCGGATCAACGGCACCACCGACCAGGTCATCATCTCGAACTACTTCAACAACGATGGCTTCGGCACGCAGGGCTATGCCCTGGAGCAGATCCGCTTCGAAGACGGGACCAGCTGGGACGTGGCCACGGTCAAGACCATGGTGCTGCAAGGCACAGCTGGCGTTGACACCATCACCGGCTATGCCACCGACGACACCATTGCGGGTCTGGCCGGCAATGACACGCTGTACGGCCGTGACGGCAACGACACGCTGGACGGTGGTGACGGCGCCGACACGCTCAATGGCGAGAACGGCAACGACGTGCTGCTGGGTGGTGAAGGTGCTGACACGCTGACCGGCGGGGTTGGTGCCGACACGCTCATGGGTGGGGCGGGCAACGACAACCTGTACGGCGACGGCATGTACGGCGGCAACGGTGGCAACGACGTGCTCGACGGTGGTGCTGGCAACGACACCCTCGTGGGCGGTTACGGCAGCGACACCTACCTGTTCGGCCGTGGCGACGGGCAGGACACGATCAGCAACCGCTCCGACGGCTACAGCGGGTACGCTGACCCCACGGTGGGCAAGCAAGACGTGCTGCAGTTCAAGGCCGGCGTGCTGGCCAGCGACGTCACGCTCACCCGCAGCGGCGACAACCTGGTCGTGCGGATCAACGGCACCACCGACCAGGTCATCATCTCGAACTACTTCAACAACGATGGCTTCGGCACGCAGGGCTATGCCCTGGAGCAGATCCGCTTCGAAGACGGGACCAGCTGGGACGTGGCCACGGTCAAGACCATGGTGCTGCAAGGCACAGCTGGCGTTGACACCATCACCGGCTATGTCTCTGATGACGTACTAACCGGCCTCGCGGGCAACGATTTTCTCTATGGTCGCAATGGAAATGACATCCTTGATGGTGGCGAAGGCAACGACACCATGGATGGCGGGATTGGCAGCGACACTTATCGCTTCGGCTTAGGTGGCGGTT